In Deltaproteobacteria bacterium, the sequence AAAGCAATTGCCAGATTTTACTGAGGATATCGCTTGTTTAAAAGAACCAAGCGATAAAAACGATAAACTAGTTTATAAGGGCGAAGTTGCAATTGAGCAAATGCCGGATACAGCGATGCCAATGATGACAAATGATGAATCTATCCCGTCAATATTTAATTTTACCAACAATTTATTTTTCGAGACCTCTAATATGAAATCATGCCCTGAGTCATCTGATTATATAATTGCATACTGCGGTGTTTGTCTTAATAAAATTGCACATGAGATTATTGTGTCTAAAGGCGACAAACCAAAACGTGTAAGATGCCTTACCTGTTCTAATATTCACCCATATCGCGTCAAACCTCCAGTAGCAAACAAGCAAGCAAAAGAGGTTGCCGGTCGATACCAAAGTTTAATGAAGAAAAGTAAGGTTTCGCATGCAAAGAAATATCAAATGGGAGTAAGCTTTTACGATAATGACCAGATTGAACATGACAAATTCGGAGTGGGATTTGTCACTCGTGTTTTGTTTGATGGCAAAATTGAAGTACTTTTTTCAAATGGAAAAAGAACTTTGGTACATAAGCGTTAACTTCAAATAAACGCACTTTCAATACACCTTTTTGTTAGTCTCAGGCGAACCTAACCTAACCGGTGCCAGACACTCGAATGGGAGCGGGGGCATATTGCATTAATATTTTTTCATTCTCATTTTGCAATACGAGCATTTTGTGTTAGCCACTGATTTACTATGCAGCCAATCCGCGTCATTGAAGTTATGCTCAGCCAGAGCGCCGCTGTAAGCCCTACAAGTCCTGCCGTTCCAGAATATAGCTTTTGGCAAGCAATTATGGATGCTGGCATGATCGAAAAGGCAGTATTGGTAATTTTGCTTGGTTTTTCAGTAATTAGCTGGGCGATTATCTACTTTAAATGGCGAGGCGTTAAACGCGCTTATCGTGAAAGCGAGACTTTTCTCGACTCATTTTGGAATTCAAAACGCCTTGATGCCATTTATCAACGCTCTGAAACCTTATCGGCGAGCCCTGTATCACAAGTGTTCCGTGCTGGTTATATTGAACTTGCTAAAATAAAAAAATCGGGCAAAAGCGAGGGAGAAAAAGCTGTCACTGAGACTGATATTGGTGACCTTGAAAGCATAGAACGCTCGATGCGACGTACCGCCGCCGCAGAATTAACTAGTATTGAAGCCTTGGTGCCATTCTTGGCTACCACTGGTTCAACGGCACCTTTCATCGGTTTATTTGGTACGGTTATCGGTATCATGAATTCATTTCAAAGTATCGGAGCAGCAGGCAACGCCAACTTGGCTACAGTCGCACCAGGTATCGGCGGCGCTTTAGTTGCAACTGCTTTTGGTCTATTTGCTGCAATTCCAGCAGTTATCGCTTATAACTTCTTTTTATCTAAAATCCGGGTACTCGATATCGAGATGCAAAATTTTTCTTCTGATTTCTTAAACATCGTTAAACGCCACTTCTTTTAATTTTTTTAAGAAAGATCAGCATGGC encodes:
- the tolQ gene encoding protein TolQ, encoding MLSQSAAVSPTSPAVPEYSFWQAIMDAGMIEKAVLVILLGFSVISWAIIYFKWRGVKRAYRESETFLDSFWNSKRLDAIYQRSETLSASPVSQVFRAGYIELAKIKKSGKSEGEKAVTETDIGDLESIERSMRRTAAAELTSIEALVPFLATTGSTAPFIGLFGTVIGIMNSFQSIGAAGNANLATVAPGIGGALVATAFGLFAAIPAVIAYNFFLSKIRVLDIEMQNFSSDFLNIVKRHFF